A part of Agrobacterium vitis genomic DNA contains:
- a CDS encoding ABC transporter substrate-binding protein, whose translation MTFRKILPGLALAAFTALAADSTLAADKFDLSPDISNRVRAEKNEAAIAAIKPGFKFTTPGKFTVAVSPFDPPVVTYASDAKTIVGADPDLAQLLADSLGLELEIVPVAWADWPLGIASGKYDAVISNVTVTEQRKEKYDFSTYRRDLLGFYVTKNSPITEIKEPKDVAGLKLITSSGTNQEKIILDWDRQNVAAGLKPIEVQYYEDSAASDLALQSGRADVRFNTNASQAYGALIKGNTRLVGNVNGGWPLTADIATVTRKDAGLADALTIATNALIKNGKYGEVLKRWNLTAEAIPESRTNPPGLPKSGS comes from the coding sequence ATGACATTTCGGAAAATCCTGCCGGGCCTGGCACTGGCGGCATTCACGGCATTGGCCGCAGACAGCACCTTGGCTGCCGACAAATTCGATCTTAGCCCGGATATATCGAACCGGGTGCGGGCCGAGAAAAACGAGGCGGCGATTGCAGCGATCAAGCCCGGGTTCAAATTCACGACGCCAGGCAAATTCACGGTGGCTGTCAGCCCTTTCGATCCGCCGGTCGTAACCTATGCATCCGATGCCAAGACGATCGTTGGAGCGGACCCGGATCTTGCCCAATTGCTGGCGGATTCGTTGGGATTGGAGCTTGAAATTGTCCCGGTGGCCTGGGCGGATTGGCCGCTTGGCATCGCTTCTGGCAAATATGATGCTGTCATCAGCAATGTCACCGTCACGGAGCAGCGCAAGGAGAAATATGATTTCTCCACCTATCGCCGCGACCTTTTGGGCTTTTACGTCACCAAGAACAGCCCGATTACCGAAATCAAGGAGCCGAAGGATGTAGCGGGTCTGAAGCTGATTACCTCATCGGGCACCAACCAGGAAAAAATCATTCTCGACTGGGATCGCCAGAACGTCGCCGCCGGCCTGAAGCCGATCGAGGTGCAATATTACGAGGATAGCGCCGCCAGCGATCTGGCGCTTCAGTCGGGACGTGCCGATGTGCGGTTCAACACCAATGCCAGCCAGGCCTATGGGGCGCTGATCAAGGGCAACACGCGGCTGGTCGGCAATGTCAATGGCGGCTGGCCGCTGACGGCGGATATCGCCACCGTGACCCGCAAGGATGCGGGGCTTGCCGATGCCTTGACCATTGCCACCAACGCACTGATCAAAAACGGCAAATATGGCGAAGTGCTGAAGCGCTGGAACCTGACGGCGGAAGCCATTCCGGAAAGCCGCACCAATCCGCCCGGACTGCCAAAGAGCGGTTCGTAA
- a CDS encoding ABC transporter substrate-binding protein — translation MDHAKRRASQVFAALMFFLQAVLPVSAEPFDLSPQQPGRLHAEQDAKAVAALPANYKFVSPGTLTVAVAVGSLPIAAYATDASTVIGFDPDLALLVAESLGLKLDLVSVAWADWPLGLASGKYDAVISNVGVTEQRKQKFDFSTYRHGMHGFYVKNDSPITVLREQKDVAGLRIIVASGTIQERILLEWDKQNRANGLKPLELQYYDDEAAADLALQSGRADANFGPNAMQAWQAATLHRKRLVGTVNAGWPLTADVGVTTRKGSGLAEPITVAINDLIAGGIYQAALSRWGLSHEALTQSQVNPPGLPSY, via the coding sequence ATGGACCATGCCAAGCGGCGGGCAAGCCAAGTTTTTGCCGCCTTGATGTTCTTTCTGCAAGCAGTTTTGCCGGTTTCGGCTGAACCCTTCGATCTTTCGCCACAACAGCCGGGCCGCCTGCATGCGGAGCAGGATGCAAAGGCCGTAGCGGCCCTTCCGGCGAATTATAAATTCGTCTCCCCTGGAACCCTGACGGTTGCCGTTGCGGTCGGTTCGCTGCCGATTGCGGCCTATGCAACCGACGCCAGCACGGTGATCGGCTTCGATCCCGATCTTGCCCTTCTGGTGGCGGAAAGCCTTGGTCTGAAGCTGGACCTCGTTTCGGTTGCCTGGGCGGATTGGCCGCTGGGACTTGCCTCTGGCAAATATGATGCGGTTATCTCCAATGTCGGTGTCACCGAGCAACGCAAGCAGAAATTCGATTTCTCCACCTATCGGCATGGGATGCACGGTTTTTACGTCAAGAACGACAGCCCGATCACGGTGCTGAGGGAGCAGAAGGATGTCGCCGGTTTGCGGATCATCGTCGCCTCCGGCACGATCCAGGAGCGCATTCTTCTGGAATGGGACAAGCAGAACAGGGCAAACGGCCTGAAACCGCTGGAATTGCAGTATTACGATGACGAGGCCGCCGCCGATCTGGCGTTGCAATCGGGCCGGGCCGACGCCAATTTCGGACCCAACGCCATGCAGGCCTGGCAGGCGGCAACGCTGCACCGCAAGCGGCTGGTGGGCACCGTCAATGCTGGCTGGCCGTTGACGGCGGATGTCGGTGTAACCACCCGCAAGGGGAGCGGTCTGGCAGAACCGATCACCGTTGCCATCAACGATCTGATTGCTGGCGGGATATACCAGGCAGCATTATCGCGCTGGGGTCTTTCCCATGAAGCCCTGACGCAATCGCAGGTCAATCCGCCCGGTCTGCCAAGCTATTGA